The following proteins are encoded in a genomic region of Cryptomeria japonica chromosome 11, Sugi_1.0, whole genome shotgun sequence:
- the LOC131070492 gene encoding uncharacterized protein LOC131070492, protein MEGVVASLLSEETRRKSSEMVKDALAIKGKLEDKKSKSKSKESSKTPGKSAKRSTRIVGRLIHDVLVNVLHVTGNINILRIHKGSLAEMLGESDQGTTAVEYKSGKREELVKKGYRIWGNVGEQLSDLTVTSLGSRTFKLPNPMYYIS, encoded by the exons ATGGAAGGTGTGGTTGCTTCATTGTTGTCAGAAGAAACTCGGAGGAAatcttctgagatggtcaaggaTGCTCTCGCTATTAAAGGTAAGCTGGAGGACAAGAAGTCAAAGTCCAAGTCAAAGGAAAGCTCCAAGACTCCTGGAAAGAGTGCAAAGCGAAGTACTAGAATTGTGGGAAGACTG ATTCATGATGTATTGGTGAATGTTCTTCATGTAACTGGAAATATTAATATATTGAGGATTCATAAGGGGTCTTTGGCAGAGATGTT GGGTGAAAGCGATCAGGGAACGACAGCAGTGGAGTACAAATCAGGGAAGAGGGAGGAGCTTGTGAAGAAAGGGTATCGGATTTGGGGAAATGTTGGGGAACAGTTGAGTGATTTAACTGTAACTTCTTTGGGCTCTCGTACTTTTAAGCTTCCTAATCCCATGTATTATATCAGCTAG